From a single Silene latifolia isolate original U9 population chromosome 6, ASM4854445v1, whole genome shotgun sequence genomic region:
- the LOC141586440 gene encoding putative cinnamyl alcohol dehydrogenase 6 isoform X2 — MTQTTPKHTQIVPGWAAHDTTGKITPYVFKRRENGVNDVTIKVLFCGMCHTDLHQIRNDWGITMYPVVPGHEITGLITKVGQNVTKLKEGDRVGVGYLAASCLDCEFCKDDQENYCDQLQCTCNGIFWDGSITYGGYSNILVADHRYVVRVPENLPMDAAAPLLCAGITVYSPMKDNNLLEESTSPKKVGIVGLGGLGHVAVKLAKAFGHHVTVISTSPSKEVEAKQRLGADDFVISTDASQMKAKLRSLDFILDTVSAYHSLGPTLELLKVNGVLSIVGAPDKPLALPSFPLIFGKRMVKGSVAGGMKETQEMMDVCGKYNITCDIELVTPDQINDALNRLSKNDVRYRFVIDIAGNKNENGNGFDNENGNGNGNGNGNGTTQQQ, encoded by the exons ATGACTCAAACAACTCCGAAGCATACACAAATAGTGCCGGGATGGGCAGCTCATGATACAACCGGAAAGATCACTCCATACGTCTTTAAAAGAAG AGAAAATGGAGTTAACGACGTGACGATCAAAGTATTGTTTTGTGGAATGTGCCATACTGATCTACATCAGATTAGAAATGATTGGGGTATCACTATGTACCCTGTTGTTCCAGG GCACGAGATAACGGGGTTAATAACAAAAGTTGGACAAAATGTGACAAAATTAAAAGAAGGGGACAGAGTAGGTGTTGGATATTTGGCGGCGTCATGCTTAGATTGCGAATTTTGCAAAGATGATCAGGAAAATTACTGTGATCAACTTCAGTGTACTTGCAATGGTATTTTCTGGGATGGTAGTATTACTTACGGTGGTTACTCTAACATACTCGTCGCTGATCATAG GTACGTTGTACGTGTACCGGAGAATTTACCAATGGATGCAGCAGCACCACTGTTATGTGCCGGGATAACAGTGTACAGCCCAATGAAGGACAACAACTTGCTTGAGGAATCAACGAGTCCAAAGAAAGTAGGGATAGTTGGGCTAGGCGGTCTAGGCCATGTCGCGGTTAAGCTTGCCAAGGCATTTGGTCACCATGTCACCGTCATTAGTACCTCTCCTTCTAAGGAGGTTGAGGCTAAACAACGTCTTGGCGCTGATGATTTTGTTATCAGCACGGATGCCTCCCAAATGAAG GCGAAACTAAGGAGCCTAGATTTCATACTGGACACGGTATCGGCTTATCACTCTCTTGGGCCAACTTTAGAGCTGTTGAAAGTAAATGGAGTTCTTTCCATTGTTGGGGCACCTGACAAACCCTTGGCTTTGCCCTCTTTCCCTCTGATTTTCG GAAAAAGAATGGTAAAAGGGAGCGTGGCGGGTGGAATGAAAGAAACGCAGGAAATGATGGACGTATGCGGGAAATACAACATAACTTGTGACATAGAACTTGTTACACCCGACCAAATTAACGACGCTTTGAACCGTCTTTCTAAAAATGATGTTCGCTATCGATTTGTCATTGATATTGCTG